The nucleotide window CAAGAAGGAAGACTAAGAAGGAAGACTTAAGTGCTGCTAACTGATCATCAACTACAGCAGCTGAGATCCCTTTGAAAGCGAGAGCTGCTGGTCTTCAATTTGCAGATAGCTCTGCTAATTACAGGAGACAAATACAAGAGGTTGTAGGAGTTTTCCTGAACTTACTGTCTTACGGTTTGTGGTTTTTCAGTACTTTCTCTTCCCTACtcacagatttttctgaatGTATGCTGAGCATGGAGGGTTGAAAGGAAGAAGTCCAGACTGCAATCAGAAATCAACGTGTAATGGTTTTGGCTCTTATATGACTTGTTAAGCACTTTGGAAGGAGTCGAATTGGAATATTTTTCTATGTGTACTTATATAAAATGGAAATCCCCATGACAATCATTTTATTCTTCGAGATTGTGTGCGAACTGTTAGTTTGAATAGCACTTGGTTGACAGAAACAGTAGAATAAGTTAGATTTGCTTTCAGAGGCAGAGTAAAcagtcttttctttgtttttaaaatggtaAAAGTTTTAGGATAGATGGTTACTAAAGTCATTCTGGTAAGCCAGTATCAAAGCTTGTAAGACTGTTGTGTTCACCATTCAATCTGATGGCATTTTCCATAAATTACCTTAACTTATTCTGTAagtcaggattttttttatttcattgttggttttgttttatgagTTTTGTACGTTAGGTTTTAGTTTGTCTGCTATAGTTTTGtttactgtgcttttttaaTGCTCTATAAAGCACAGTTAGCAGACCTTACGAGTCAGTGAAACAACTCTGTTTTAAATTGGAGATCGTGATCAGTAGTAATTTGAAAGAGCTAGAGCAGGAGCTGGTAATTCGGgtttcttgttgtttgtttaaacaGTCCTACATTTATAGATGACTTCTGAAAGGGTATAGAAGGGTACAAGGAACATAACTTTCTATCCAAAAAGGAGCTTTGTCAGTTCATAAATGGAATTGTGTATTTTCCCCTAAACTTGAAGACAGTGTTCCATCTGCCTTGATTTTCTTAAAGGCGGAGTAACATTAAATAGGAGAAATTATGATAATCtttcaaaaaacaagaaaaaaacctgttgTTTTCAGCCTTGATTCAAACTAACCTACCTCAAAGAATTCTATCAATGTGCATTAAGATTTGCTATTTCGGATCTAGCTGAACTAAACTCTGGaactactttttgttttgttttttcatgagAGGAAGCCATATCTGCCTGATGTGTAGCATCTAAATTActgttcttctgttctcttcagATAAATACAGGGCACCAATCGGAATTGACTCTATCGAGAGCAGAGGTGGGAAATGAAAGGAGCCAAAATTTGGAAAGCAGCCCTTTCATGTCAGACCTTCTAAGCGATGTACCCTTTGCCCTGGCACCACATGTGTTAGCAGTGCAGGGCACCCATAATGATGTTCCTGACCGACTGCTCACCTACAACATCAATGACAATTTATCAAGATTTTGGTACGACTTTACGCttgaaaattctgttctttgtgaGCCATAATGTTTTCTTGATCTTTTCTGTGTGTCAAGGGAAAAGTCTGAATGTGAAGATAAAGATTTAGTTTGAGCAGCTTAATTTTTTGGGGGGCCTACCACTGATATAAGATCCATTGGATCAAAAGGATTGTTACTCAGTGCTGTGTTATATTCCTTAGATCTAAGTGGACTGTAACTTACTATGTTAAGGTTCTGTTTATCTacaaagaaatcaagcagaacTGTTTCAGTTTGATGCTGGATGTTGGTATCTGCTTCTTGTAGGTAGGCTGTAGACACAAACATTTCATAAAGATGAAGTCTGAGTACaactgctctgttttgttttccgTTCTGGTTATAAACATGCAGATCCTGCTATACGTGTTTCTTTAGATCACCTTTGATTTTCTGCAGATAGAAGCCAGTGTTAATAGTAAAGCATGCTTCTTTGTACTACTGGACAGAGAGTTTTCCAAGAGATAAGTTTTGAAACTCAGAGTTAATTCTGAGTGCTGAAGTAATTTGGAGTACTTGGTACGATTGATTACCAGTTTAAAGGTGGCCATGGGTTGCTCCACTCTCTTCCCTGTGGATGGTATTTTTGTGCCCTCGTTTTGTGCCATTCCTGTTGCCTGGGGAAGTCCTATAAGGCTGCCTGTTGGCTGCTGTTTGTTCTCACTACCACATGTGTTCCTGATTTATAAACGGAtcagcttttccattttaacCTCTTTGCCCCCTAAAGAAGGAAATCTCAGGACACGTACTTTTAATGGTCACACcctcctttttttaatttgtgtgcCAGAGATACAGATGGCAATGTTTAACAACAGGAAAACATTACATTGTTTCTTATCCAGCTAAATTAGATGGCTAAGTACCTAAACATGCTTTCTCACAGACCACTGTGTCCCTAGCTCACATGCTTCCAGCATGTTTTTTCCAAGTAAAACCAGAGTTGCTGTTGTatgagcagcagctctctgatgTAATACTATGATTTGTGTGAATAATGCTCTGTGTTGCACAAAAGATTacacttgttttctctcttggGGTATTTATATCGTGCCAAACCTTAGTAGGTAATTCCATATATTTTTATGCTCTGTGGTAgctcaaaatatatattttttcagactTACATTCTGCAGGTATTTGAGAGAAATACCataaatgatggaaaaattGCATTGTGAATGTCTTAGGCTGTTACATATTCGTGTTTAagatttaatcttttttaatgtatgtatataaGTGTATTTGTTAGTATGTGTTTAACAGTTGTGTTCTTAAATGTTCTGAAATACTTGCTTCAGGGAAAGTAAGTGTACTGCATACCAATAAATAATTGTCAAATAATGTGTGACAATTAATACTTGGCTCgacctgttttttttctgtaccagTGACCATTGAGACTTCGTGGGAGCTTGAAATTGTTCAATTTAGAAAATCTTTTCAGTGTCACTTTAGAATCAGGGTATTCAGTGAGACTGTGACACCTTCATCTGCTGTATTTTGTGCATTGTGTTGGTGATGTGCAGTGGTTGGTTGGTATTGATACACTGCTCCGAGgacactgctgctgtgagctgggagTACTCAGACCTTTCAGaggaaataattaattttacaaagctgcttaaaactgttttgtttgctatttttctAGTTAGAACATACCTGAAGCACTGTTTAATTTCCATGattgttttatatttctcctttaaaaattaaCCATTCAGCAAACAGAATGCTTCCGTTCAAGATGTTCATCTCAAACCTGAAATGTCTCTCCAGCTCAGCTGGACTGGAAGCAGAGCTTGCACGATGCTGCTGAGAAGCCAGCAAACTCACAATACTCGTTCTTCCCTTGTCAGCTGACAGCACATaacttttttttgcatttgtttttgattAAAGCTAGATAATCCATCTAAAATAATTATATCTTGTCAGAGTCATGCTCTGCTGTGCTCGCAAGCCGGTAAGGTgtccttttaaaagaaaagaagatgcaaAAGAGTGTGAGGACGAGGTTGCGTTCACCCATGGTGAGAAATATGGCCGGTAGGTTAAGCATTTGGCCTGCATCCTTGGCCATGTTCCATAAAGATGAAAATTTGCACATAGCGAGAGTTGTAACGAGCAGGGGTACTGGAGTGCGTCTCCTCGCTGCCCTCTCTTTAGCAAGGGTTGAGGCTTTCCCTTGCTTAACATCATCCATAAAAAGTAGATTGAAGCTTAATGGTATCCAGACCACAAAGGTGAACTTCTTCCCACTGGGATAAGAAAAAAGACACTTAGACTGTTATAAATTAGCAAGATTTATGGATTTGCCTGCTAATAACGTGAAGATGGTACAGAAtctctggaaaatgaaagatttcaaaCAGTCTTAATTCATATAAAAGTGTATAGCACTGTAAATGCCTATCAGTCACTGTCAGCAAAAGCTGAATGGTTGTCCTTAAAACATTAGgccactgattttaaaaaatggaagtaTAAACTATTATAATATAATCAATATTGAGATCTAAGCAGTAAAACGCCCCGGCCAGTCTTTTCTATATGTTCTGTATATTAAAACAAGAACTGGAATAAAGCTGTTTGCATTGTGTTATGGGTATGTATGTAAATTGTTTAGACTGAACTGAAAGATATTTCATAGCTGATATCAGCAACATCAGAGTTAAGACAGGTTGCCAACTCCAGAGCTAATGATGAAAGCCTGAGGTATGATCCTGTGCCGGTGGAATGCTGTAAATGGGAGCTTTGCTACTGCCATTAGTGGACACTTTACTCggccttttctcttttattaaatAGTTTATTTAAGTAGAGTTTGGTTCGTGGCATATTTTGAGTTTCATTTGT belongs to Lagopus muta isolate bLagMut1 chromosome 7, bLagMut1 primary, whole genome shotgun sequence and includes:
- the UMAD1 gene encoding UBAP1-MVB12-associated (UMA)-domain containing protein 1 isoform X1; its protein translation is MFSFFRKGQDSKKITVQEREADGFVIVGDTADDQNREAKDKASFPETRPVYNQPPQINTGHQSELTLSRAEVGNERSQNLESSPFMSDLLSDVPFALAPHVLAVQGTHNDVPDRLLTYNINDNLSRFWYDFTLENSVLCEP
- the UMAD1 gene encoding UBAP1-MVB12-associated (UMA)-domain containing protein 1 isoform X2 encodes the protein MSQVCCSERTASTNSEGDTADDQNREAKDKASFPETRPVYNQPPQINTGHQSELTLSRAEVGNERSQNLESSPFMSDLLSDVPFALAPHVLAVQGTHNDVPDRLLTYNINDNLSRFWYDFTLENSVLCEP